The Lycium barbarum isolate Lr01 chromosome 10, ASM1917538v2, whole genome shotgun sequence genome includes a region encoding these proteins:
- the LOC132615179 gene encoding uncharacterized protein LOC132615179 codes for MSQGSCSSHVKCNCGTIAKHLTSSTPSNPGRKFYKCPRPKGNSCGFWEWEDELFPEIQWSNFQNLTLSLDGVKIEREKLQEELIAIEARHLIEVNKMKEELIGSKSKQQFDLKKVLKLEEKLANTRMLLLISWGIFIGFLAASLIN; via the coding sequence ATGTCTCAAGGTAGCTGTTCATCTCACGTAAAATGTAATTGTGGCACCATTGCAAAACACCTCACTTCATCGACTCCTAGTAATCCCGGACGAAAATTCTACAAATGTCCGAGGCCTAAGGGCAATTCTTGTGGATTTTGGGAATGGGAAGATGAATTGTTCCCTGAGATTCAATGGAGTAATTTTCAAAATTTGACGTTGTCGTTAGATGGGGTCAAGATCGAAAGGGAAAAATTGCAAGAAGAATTAATTGCCATTGAGGCTAGACATCTAATTGAAGTGAACAAAATGAAGGAGGAATTAATTGGCTCGAAGAGTAAACAACAATTTGACTTGAAAAAAGTTCTAAAGTTGGAGGAGAAACTTGCAAATACAAGGATGTTGCTTTTGATTTCATGGGGAATATTTATTGGTTTTTTGGCGGCGTCCTTAATCAACTGA